One stretch of Prunus persica cultivar Lovell chromosome G1, Prunus_persica_NCBIv2, whole genome shotgun sequence DNA includes these proteins:
- the LOC18787847 gene encoding F-box protein At3g07870 has product MKKTQVCHSHPPTDRGGPPSQEDEEEEHHQKPYILHLPDHITMEIFCKIPTKTLFHCKRVCKSWRSCLSDPEFTKHLFSRTRPCLVVSGYTIPEPAGHFLVYLDTDLSANDAVFRLSTRVGRDCSTFIRGSCNGFIFYDIERFDGSHQLYLSNPITGESLTVPQPTKPCFKPILGFGFAPIAEVYKVVWIDENQDVNIFTVGSGIWREIGSLPCTPLRHTDFYLNGFLYWIARPRNTIFVSAFDVERERFQDLVLPRSWWVDEEVFKYSLGDLQGCLAFFVIRICDVSVWVMRESWTKELEIRDPNSFIGAPILRFTEERKVLMLRSDKLVSYNLATSGNVEVELDGFPSFVKNAWNLTPSFLSLQDI; this is encoded by the coding sequence ATGAAGAAAACTCAAGTGTGCCACAGCCACCCACCAACCGACAGAGGTGGTCCTCCAAgtcaagaagatgaagaggaagagcaTCATCAGAAACCCTACATTCTGCATTTGCCAGACCATATAACAATGGAGATCTTCTgcaaaattccaacaaaaacGCTCTTCCACTGCAAGCGCGTGTGCAAGTCTTGGCGCAGTTGCCTCTCAGACCCTGAATTCACCAAACACCTATTTTCACGAACACGCCCTTGCCTTGTGGTGTCTGGCTACACCATCCCCGAACCCGCAGGTCACTTCCTGGTCTACCTCGACACAGACTTGAGCGCAAACGACGCCGTGTTCAGGCTTTCCACAAGAGTAGGCCGAGATTGCAGTACATTCATTAGGGGTTCGTGCAACGGTTTCATCTTCTACGACATAGAACGTTTTGATGGCAGCCATCAACTTTACTTATCCAATCCCATCACTGGTGAGTCCTTAACTGTTCCACAACCTACCAAACCTTGTTTTAAGCCAATTTTGGGGTTTGGGTTTGCTCCCATTGCTGAAGTCTACAAAGTAGTTTGGATTGATGAAAACCAGGATGTAAATATTTTTACTGTGGGATCTGGGATTTGGAGAGAAATTGGCTCTCTGCCCTGTACTCCTCTAAGGCATACTGACTTTTATTTGAATGGTTTTCTTTACTGGATTGCTCGGCCTCGAAATACCATTTTCGTGTCTGCCTTTGATGTCGAAAGAGAGCGCTTCCAAGATTTAGTACTACCGCGTTCTTGGTGGGTGGATGAGGAGGTATTTAAGTATAGTCTTGGAGACTTGCAAGGCTGTCTCGCTTTCTTTGTTATCAGGATATGTGATGTGAGTGTGTGGGTGATGAGGGAGTCTTGGACAAAAGAGCTCGAAATTAGAGACCCAAATAGTTTTATTGGTGCTCCAATATTGAGATTTACAGAAGAGAGGAAAGTCTTGATGTTACGTTCGGATAAATTGGTCTCTTATAATCTTGCAACATCGGGCAATGTAGAGGTCGAGCTTGATGGGTTTCCAAGCTTTGTTAAGAATGCGTGGAACCTAACTCCAAGCTTTCTTTCACTTCAAGATATATAA